Proteins encoded in a region of the Ignavibacteriales bacterium genome:
- a CDS encoding polysaccharide biosynthesis tyrosine autokinase, giving the protein MAKEKNPQLRSTRPKRKEKSLVDLLQILNKHKWYLIISVGLALIIAFLYNFISTPIYEATVLLKKENAPETSIKPDLQDILNVQNQDIIETEMELVQTWTVLRKVADSLNLFLTVDKIVKPNGESIELAKNAIEYESPEFYLNAPNLGSLPEFGRIKVKQLDITAKFYVKVNNQTNFSLYSAENDRLLQTTSDSLTANFSIDIADIPLKWTNAEPGSKVYFTLDNYYSTIEGLKKSLYVQRRLKTDVFEVSIKHSSPFAAAKISNVLTDKFRESRIDQQKETIRYSFNFVDQQLEQMQEKLKSAEANLTSFKSSGQIMTIDRSSEELVNFLSSLEAEKMKTELELGQYKNKMGDMQKELGNKGYFDQSFLAPEGNEPTNSPFSAAMKQMSDLELQRLELLQKRTESHPDVIKLDEQINLVKNKLGSFNENTLTSYGIISNALEQKLLQITNLMSKYEVKMETLPAQENRLVNLMRQKNVYEKIFTLLLDKREEMRMAELSKLQDIVIVDPAHTPLDPISPKKLLNLILAIIAGAFIGVMSIFILEFKNTKLINLDELEEDFKIPILAIVPAYTTEIKSKIDNAQDGKSRLVTLMENADGFTESFRLLKTKILFQMEGKEKIFLVTSCEENTGKTSVVSNLAVSIAQENKRVLVIDCDLRKAELSSKFDISEKSPGLIEYLMNDVPPKIYNKILKRIDILPAGGTTEDSGNILNSEKMKLLFETINSSAYDFIIIDTPPVTRVVDTLILGRFVKDAILVVRPGFSFKESVYGGIQDMMQASIKIRGIVVNSADVEKSSYRYRYGYGYGYGHKKYGETSKQTVQSGEVVESKA; this is encoded by the coding sequence ATGGCAAAAGAAAAAAATCCTCAATTAAGATCAACGAGACCTAAGAGAAAAGAGAAATCTTTAGTTGATTTACTTCAAATATTAAATAAACATAAATGGTATTTGATAATTTCTGTGGGACTTGCTCTAATAATTGCATTTTTGTACAATTTTATTTCGACACCTATCTACGAAGCAACAGTTCTATTAAAAAAAGAAAACGCTCCAGAAACAAGCATCAAGCCTGATCTTCAGGATATTCTTAATGTTCAAAACCAAGATATAATTGAAACCGAAATGGAATTGGTGCAAACCTGGACTGTGTTAAGAAAAGTTGCTGATTCACTAAATTTATTTTTAACTGTTGATAAAATTGTAAAACCAAATGGTGAATCAATCGAACTGGCTAAAAATGCTATCGAATACGAGAGCCCTGAATTTTACCTTAACGCACCAAACCTTGGTTCTCTTCCTGAGTTCGGCAGAATAAAAGTTAAACAGCTTGATATAACTGCTAAATTTTATGTAAAAGTCAACAATCAGACTAATTTTTCATTATATAGTGCAGAAAATGACAGATTATTACAAACCACAAGTGATTCCTTAACCGCTAACTTTAGTATTGATATAGCCGATATTCCTTTAAAATGGACAAATGCTGAACCGGGTTCTAAAGTCTATTTTACATTAGACAATTACTATTCGACCATTGAAGGATTAAAAAAATCCTTATATGTGCAGAGAAGATTAAAGACCGACGTTTTCGAAGTTTCGATCAAACATTCCTCCCCCTTTGCTGCCGCCAAAATTTCAAATGTGCTAACCGATAAATTTAGAGAGTCGAGAATAGATCAGCAGAAAGAAACAATTCGTTATTCATTTAATTTTGTTGATCAACAGCTTGAACAAATGCAGGAGAAATTAAAATCAGCAGAAGCAAATCTTACAAGTTTCAAATCCTCAGGTCAAATTATGACCATTGATAGAAGTTCTGAAGAACTAGTGAATTTTCTTAGCTCATTAGAAGCTGAAAAGATGAAAACGGAATTGGAGCTTGGACAGTACAAAAACAAGATGGGAGATATGCAGAAGGAACTCGGCAATAAAGGATATTTTGACCAAAGTTTTCTTGCCCCTGAAGGTAATGAACCGACTAACTCCCCTTTCTCTGCAGCGATGAAACAAATGTCAGATCTTGAACTTCAACGACTTGAGCTGCTTCAAAAAAGAACAGAGAGCCATCCTGATGTTATTAAACTTGATGAACAGATAAATCTCGTGAAAAATAAGTTGGGTTCGTTTAATGAAAACACTCTAACTTCCTACGGAATTATTTCAAATGCGTTGGAGCAAAAACTTTTGCAGATTACCAACCTGATGTCCAAGTATGAAGTTAAGATGGAAACGCTTCCAGCACAGGAAAATCGTTTAGTAAACTTAATGCGTCAAAAAAATGTTTATGAGAAAATTTTCACCCTCCTTTTAGATAAACGTGAGGAAATGAGAATGGCAGAACTTTCCAAACTTCAAGACATTGTTATAGTTGATCCCGCACATACCCCTCTGGATCCTATTTCACCTAAAAAACTTCTTAATCTTATATTAGCCATTATTGCTGGTGCTTTTATCGGGGTCATGTCCATCTTTATCCTTGAATTTAAGAACACCAAACTTATTAATCTTGATGAATTAGAGGAAGATTTTAAGATTCCTATTCTTGCTATAGTTCCAGCTTACACTACCGAAATTAAAAGCAAAATTGATAATGCTCAAGATGGCAAATCACGATTGGTAACACTGATGGAAAACGCTGATGGATTTACCGAGTCATTTCGCCTGCTTAAAACAAAAATACTTTTCCAGATGGAAGGAAAAGAAAAAATATTCCTCGTAACCAGTTGTGAAGAAAATACTGGAAAAACGAGTGTCGTTTCAAATTTGGCTGTCTCCATCGCACAAGAAAATAAACGCGTTCTTGTGATAGATTGCGATTTAAGAAAGGCAGAGCTCTCTTCGAAATTTGACATCTCCGAAAAATCACCCGGCTTGATTGAATATTTAATGAACGATGTGCCGCCAAAAATTTACAATAAAATATTAAAAAGAATTGACATACTTCCGGCTGGCGGAACTACGGAGGACTCCGGTAATATTCTTAACTCAGAAAAGATGAAATTGTTATTCGAGACTATTAATTCATCTGCTTATGATTTTATTATAATTGATACTCCCCCTGTTACTCGTGTTGTTGATACTTTGATACTCGGGCGTTTTGTGAAAGATGCCATACTCGTCGTTCGTCCTGGCTTCTCTTTTAAAGAGAGTGTTTACGGTGGTATTCAGGATATGATGCAGGCAAGCATCAAGATACGCGGAATAGTAGTCAATTCAGCCGATGTCGAAAAATCTTCATATAGATATCGTTACGGATATGGATATGGATATGGACATAAAAAATACGGTGAAACTTCTAAACAAACTGTTCAGAGCGGTGAAGTTGTTGAATCAAAAGCCTGA
- a CDS encoding N-acetyltransferase, which yields MEKKNINNVKLGKDVKIFDFVNLYGCSIDDGSKIGTFVEIQKNASIGKNCKISSHTFICEGVHIGDNVFIGHNVTFINDKYPRATNEDGSLQTEVDWTVEETFIKNGASIGSSSTILCGLTIGEGAIVGAGSVVTKNVPPKTIVAGVPAKVLKKS from the coding sequence ATGGAAAAGAAAAATATTAATAATGTAAAACTTGGCAAAGATGTAAAAATCTTTGATTTTGTCAACCTCTATGGGTGTTCAATTGACGATGGCTCTAAAATTGGTACCTTTGTTGAAATTCAAAAGAATGCATCAATAGGTAAAAATTGTAAAATTTCATCGCATACTTTTATTTGTGAAGGTGTACACATCGGCGATAATGTTTTCATTGGTCATAATGTTACTTTCATCAACGATAAATACCCGCGAGCTACTAATGAAGATGGATCTCTTCAAACTGAAGTAGATTGGACAGTTGAAGAAACATTTATTAAAAATGGAGCTTCCATCGGTTCCTCGTCCACTATATTATGCGGTTTGACAATTGGTGAAGGGGCGATAGTAGGTGCAGGATCTGTTGTTACTAAAAATGTACCGCCTAAGACTATAGTCGCCGGCGTTCCAGCCAAAGTTCTAAAAAAATCATAG
- a CDS encoding hydroxyacid dehydrogenase has translation MKILIASSIHKSAIEKLQKEHDVVCSFNASEESLISAIADREILIFRSGVKISTDVLKSAPNLKLLLRAGSGLDNLDLNYVNQRGIKLVRIPQPGAKAVAELSFAFMLALSRDLFKADSSWRNGHWVKSEMNGYLLTNKVLGVVGCGNIGSRVGAMGAAWGMNVLGCVRHSNLTNEFISGMKAKGIKITSFDEVVANADYLSIHVPLDDSTRNLIDQNVLNKMKPGSYLMNLARGGVVNEQALYHALTEGGKLRGAATDVHVAEGEGKISPLAELKNVILTPHIGAQTIDSQKEIGEIILSTVEEFDKEKIKVLQESSVI, from the coding sequence ATGAAAATCCTAATTGCAAGTTCGATTCATAAAAGTGCTATTGAAAAACTTCAAAAAGAGCATGATGTAGTCTGTTCTTTTAATGCTTCTGAAGAAAGCCTTATCTCAGCAATAGCTGACCGTGAGATTTTAATTTTTAGAAGCGGCGTAAAAATTTCCACTGACGTTTTAAAAAGCGCTCCTAATCTAAAATTGCTTTTACGTGCTGGATCGGGACTTGACAATCTTGATTTAAATTATGTTAATCAAAGAGGTATAAAGCTAGTCCGTATTCCTCAGCCGGGGGCAAAAGCAGTTGCAGAACTAAGCTTCGCATTTATGCTCGCTTTATCCCGAGATTTATTCAAAGCAGATTCTTCATGGAGAAATGGGCATTGGGTAAAATCCGAAATGAACGGTTACTTGCTCACCAATAAAGTTTTAGGTGTGGTTGGATGTGGAAATATTGGGTCGCGGGTTGGAGCAATGGGGGCGGCATGGGGAATGAATGTTTTAGGCTGTGTCCGTCATTCCAATTTAACTAATGAATTCATTTCCGGAATGAAAGCTAAAGGCATTAAGATTACTTCATTTGATGAAGTTGTTGCAAACGCTGATTATTTGAGCATTCACGTACCGCTTGATGATTCAACAAGAAATCTTATAGACCAGAATGTTTTGAATAAAATGAAACCAGGATCATATTTGATGAATCTTGCAAGGGGTGGTGTTGTAAATGAACAGGCATTGTATCACGCATTAACGGAAGGTGGAAAACTTAGAGGCGCCGCCACTGATGTTCACGTTGCCGAAGGCGAAGGTAAAATTTCTCCTTTAGCCGAATTGAAAAATGTTATTTTGACCCCTCACATTGGTGCCCAGACAATTGATTCGCAAAAAGAAATAGGCGAAATAATTTTATCAACTGTCGAAGAATTTGACAAAGAAAAAATCAAAGTTTTACAGGAATCATCAGTAATTTAA
- a CDS encoding sugar transferase, whose protein sequence is MKKLPGYKSFFGIMDFIVIFASFLMTVYYLRTETNLSFLEFFYSIRSLILVLFLLSLSFIVIFKYNGLYRINIILSRAAQTVNILKALYYGALQIVIVSLFIENNKLIDSRLILIVFLFIGGPLIYVVRVEIFRTLFTYLKSNSLRRNVLIVGDGKAGKLLAAKLLFENPLGLEIAGFLDDDLPIGSYVVGEKKVLGRISELEKIIKVYKVDEILIAIENESYEQFLNVVDKCKTLQTSVRITSELFDIVAKKLNIEKYIDIPIVDVAPHYQNNLTLFLKRSFDVLGAFFGLLILSPFMITIAILVKTTSKGPIFFKQKRIGLLGKEFDFYKFRSMHVLSGEDEERKKMMIDFMKNRKPESIDTKVINDSRITWIGNIIRKTSLDELPQFFNVLKGDMSLVGPRPCLPYEFENYDEWQRRRVSVIPGCTGVWQVWGRSSVSFKDSVVLDLYYINNMSPWFDLQLILQTIPTILFLRGAK, encoded by the coding sequence GTGAAAAAATTACCTGGTTATAAGTCTTTTTTTGGAATCATGGATTTCATAGTGATTTTTGCATCATTCTTAATGACAGTTTACTATCTCAGGACTGAAACAAACCTATCTTTTTTGGAGTTTTTTTATTCAATCAGATCGCTCATTCTAGTACTGTTTCTGCTTTCACTGTCTTTCATCGTAATCTTTAAATATAACGGGTTATACAGGATCAATATCATATTAAGCCGTGCTGCTCAAACTGTGAATATTTTAAAAGCACTCTACTATGGAGCACTGCAAATTGTAATTGTATCCCTATTTATCGAAAATAATAAGCTGATTGATTCCCGTCTTATCCTGATTGTATTTCTCTTTATTGGCGGTCCATTAATTTATGTTGTTAGAGTAGAAATATTTAGAACTTTATTTACATATTTAAAATCAAATAGTTTAAGAAGAAATGTTCTGATTGTAGGTGATGGAAAAGCCGGCAAATTACTCGCAGCAAAATTATTGTTTGAAAATCCACTGGGTTTAGAAATTGCAGGATTCCTTGACGATGATTTACCTATCGGGTCATATGTTGTTGGTGAGAAAAAGGTTTTGGGAAGAATTAGTGAGTTGGAAAAAATTATTAAAGTTTATAAGGTAGACGAGATTCTAATCGCAATTGAAAATGAAAGCTATGAGCAATTTCTGAATGTCGTAGATAAATGTAAAACACTGCAAACCTCAGTTAGGATAACTTCAGAATTATTTGATATTGTTGCAAAAAAACTCAATATCGAAAAGTACATCGACATACCGATTGTGGATGTTGCTCCTCACTACCAAAATAATTTAACTCTCTTTCTAAAGAGATCATTTGATGTTTTAGGAGCATTTTTTGGGCTCCTAATATTATCGCCTTTCATGATTACAATAGCTATCTTAGTTAAAACAACCTCCAAAGGTCCAATATTTTTTAAACAAAAAAGAATTGGGTTACTAGGTAAAGAGTTTGATTTTTATAAATTTAGATCGATGCATGTGCTTTCAGGCGAAGATGAGGAACGTAAAAAAATGATGATCGATTTTATGAAAAATAGAAAGCCTGAAAGTATTGATACCAAAGTAATTAACGATAGTCGTATAACCTGGATTGGTAATATAATTCGTAAAACTTCTTTAGACGAATTACCTCAATTTTTTAATGTACTTAAAGGTGATATGAGTCTCGTTGGGCCACGCCCCTGTTTGCCTTATGAATTTGAAAACTACGATGAATGGCAAAGAAGGCGAGTGAGCGTAATTCCCGGCTGTACAGGTGTTTGGCAAGTTTGGGGAAGAAGTTCAGTTTCTTTTAAGGATTCAGTAGTACTCGATCTGTATTATATTAACAATATGTCACCTTGGTTTGATTTACAACTTATATTGCAAACTATTCCAACAATCCTCTTTTTAAGAGGAGCAAAATAA
- a CDS encoding DegT/DnrJ/EryC1/StrS family aminotransferase, with translation MQVPFLDLKVQYKSIKKEIDDAIQNVLDNTAFILGDAVHNFEQEFAKEHNVKYCLGTSSGTDANHLVLWAAGVKAGDEVIIPANTFIATAWGATLCGATPVFVDCHPLSYNIDPEKIVAAITPRTKAIVAVHLYGQPAEIDKLKQIAEKYNLLLVEDAAQAHFAEYNGKRIGSTTYATSFSFYPGKNLGAFGEGGAVVTNNDEVFHRVKLYREHGQSQKYYHETYGHNYRMEGIQGAVLGVKLKHLDSWTKGRRKVALKYKERLSSIEQLFNLVMKQKWGLELCVLR, from the coding sequence ATGCAAGTACCATTTCTCGATCTAAAAGTTCAATATAAATCTATTAAAAAAGAAATTGATGATGCAATTCAAAATGTTCTTGATAATACCGCATTTATTTTAGGCGATGCAGTTCATAACTTTGAACAAGAATTCGCCAAAGAACATAATGTAAAATATTGTCTTGGCACCTCGTCAGGCACTGATGCAAATCATTTAGTTCTATGGGCAGCAGGTGTAAAGGCTGGTGACGAAGTGATAATTCCTGCCAATACCTTTATCGCTACGGCTTGGGGTGCTACTTTATGTGGTGCTACACCAGTCTTTGTAGATTGTCATCCGTTAAGTTATAACATTGATCCGGAAAAAATTGTTGCTGCAATAACACCACGAACAAAAGCAATTGTTGCCGTGCACCTATATGGGCAACCAGCCGAAATAGATAAGTTAAAACAGATTGCGGAAAAATATAATCTTTTGCTAGTTGAAGACGCCGCACAAGCTCATTTTGCCGAATACAATGGGAAAAGAATTGGAAGCACAACTTACGCTACTTCTTTTAGCTTTTATCCAGGGAAAAATTTGGGAGCATTTGGCGAAGGGGGCGCTGTTGTCACAAATAATGATGAAGTATTTCATAGAGTGAAACTTTATAGAGAACATGGACAGTCGCAAAAGTATTATCATGAAACCTATGGGCATAATTATAGAATGGAAGGTATTCAAGGTGCGGTTTTAGGAGTAAAATTAAAACATCTCGATTCTTGGACTAAAGGTCGAAGAAAAGTCGCCTTAAAATATAAAGAAAGACTATCATCAATCGAGCAATTATTTAATTTAGTTATGAAACAAAAATGGGGGCTTGAACTTTGCGTCTTAAGATAA
- a CDS encoding peptidoglycan bridge formation glycyltransferase FemA/FemB family protein, whose product MKQGEKAKWKYLEIKGGAKFLCLREPATIDFGHLLYLNSDEQKLFSSFSSNTKRNIKKSLSEGLEVEISSTQKAMNDYYNLNLITRKRHGLPPQPYNFFQNLFEKIISTGKGTICLVSHDKQIIAGAVYLHYGKKVLYKYGASDLSFQNLRANNLVMWEAIRHYAALGYEEFYFGKTEPENDGLRRFKNGWNTVEFEIKTYRYDFRKKDFVKLTTKTHGEHNKYFAALPIPVLKAIGKIAYRHIG is encoded by the coding sequence TTGAAGCAAGGAGAAAAAGCCAAATGGAAATATCTTGAAATTAAAGGAGGGGCAAAATTCCTTTGTCTGCGCGAACCTGCCACTATTGACTTCGGACATCTTCTCTACCTCAATTCAGATGAGCAAAAATTGTTCAGTTCATTTAGCAGCAATACAAAAAGAAATATTAAAAAATCACTCTCTGAAGGACTCGAGGTTGAAATTTCAAGCACTCAGAAAGCAATGAATGATTATTATAATTTGAATCTGATCACTCGAAAGCGCCACGGTTTGCCTCCTCAGCCGTATAATTTTTTCCAAAATTTATTTGAAAAAATCATAAGCACAGGAAAGGGCACTATATGTCTCGTATCTCACGATAAACAGATTATTGCGGGTGCTGTCTACCTCCATTATGGAAAAAAAGTGTTGTATAAATACGGTGCGTCTGATCTTTCATTCCAAAATTTAAGAGCAAATAATTTAGTGATGTGGGAAGCGATTCGTCATTACGCTGCACTGGGTTATGAAGAATTTTACTTTGGCAAAACAGAACCGGAAAATGACGGGCTAAGAAGATTTAAGAATGGATGGAACACTGTAGAATTTGAAATTAAAACTTACCGTTACGATTTTAGGAAAAAGGATTTTGTGAAACTGACAACCAAAACTCATGGCGAGCATAACAAATATTTTGCTGCACTTCCAATTCCAGTATTGAAAGCAATAGGTAAAATAGCTTACAGACATATCGGTTAA
- a CDS encoding OmpA family protein yields the protein MFGVAGIKVFISDKFSANVDVKLFNPVTDNLDDIEAGSSNDFYTMFNIGLSYNIFGNEDSDSDGILNKIDLCSEQPEDIDGFQDEDGCPDLDNDGDKIPDLKDACPNDAEDSDGFQDEDGCPDLDNDGDKIADAIDLCPNEAEDKDYFQDTDGCPDEDNDNDGILDIVDQCPDSPETFNNFEDEDGCPDSAPVTNKNEDIKQILLEGDLIFGSENTSVLPSAFEELDRVVEILRNYPEANWRIEGHVDSKGSEQSIRIKSTKQAEAILQYFISKGIDGSKFEIFGMGDKFPIANNTTEFGRQRNRRILIVREQ from the coding sequence ATGTTTGGTGTTGCGGGGATTAAAGTTTTTATTAGTGATAAATTTTCGGCGAACGTTGATGTTAAATTGTTTAATCCGGTAACAGATAATTTAGATGATATTGAGGCTGGTTCAAGTAATGACTTTTATACTATGTTCAATATAGGCTTATCATACAATATTTTTGGAAACGAGGATTCGGATAGTGATGGAATTCTGAATAAAATTGATTTATGTTCCGAGCAGCCTGAAGATATTGATGGATTCCAGGACGAGGATGGCTGCCCTGATCTTGACAATGATGGAGATAAAATTCCAGACCTAAAAGATGCCTGCCCAAATGATGCTGAAGACTCCGATGGATTTCAAGATGAAGATGGGTGCCCTGATCTTGATAATGATGGCGATAAAATTGCCGATGCAATTGACTTATGTCCAAATGAAGCTGAGGATAAGGATTATTTTCAGGATACAGATGGTTGCCCGGATGAAGATAATGATAACGATGGGATTTTAGATATTGTCGACCAATGTCCCGATTCTCCTGAAACATTTAATAATTTTGAAGACGAAGATGGGTGTCCTGACTCTGCTCCGGTGACAAATAAAAATGAAGATATCAAGCAAATACTTCTTGAAGGGGATTTGATTTTTGGAAGCGAAAATACATCTGTGTTGCCTTCAGCTTTTGAAGAATTAGATCGCGTTGTAGAAATCTTAAGAAATTACCCTGAAGCTAACTGGCGGATTGAAGGTCATGTAGATAGCAAAGGAAGCGAACAATCAATAAGAATAAAATCAACAAAACAGGCGGAAGCTATTCTTCAATATTTTATCTCAAAGGGAATTGATGGTTCAAAATTTGAAATATTTGGTATGGGCGATAAATTTCCGATAGCTAATAATACAACCGAATTTGGACGGCAGCGTAACAGAAGAATTCTTATCGTTAGAGAGCAGTAA
- a CDS encoding Gfo/Idh/MocA family oxidoreductase, with protein MKIGIIGLGYWGPNLVRNFSSQSEVTEVIACDVRAERRNTIKKKFPSVKVIDSCEELVNSDVDAIVIATPVASHFNIAKKCLEAGKHIWVEKPFTASSLEALELLDIAERKKLNIFVDHTFIYTGAVRKMKDLVKSGELGNILYFESERINLGLFQKDVNVIWDLAPHDLSIMDYIMDTQKVVAVCANGIANFNGLENVAHISVYFEEKCFAHFHVNWTSPVKIRRMMVGGDKKMLVFDDMENFEKIKVYDSGIEINTTEGIHEALVQYRIGDMFSPKVNQTEALDLGAKEFIASIIENRLPKTNGYDGLKIVKILEASSKSLANRGEMIEINSFAEAY; from the coding sequence ATGAAAATCGGAATAATTGGACTTGGTTATTGGGGTCCTAATCTAGTTCGTAATTTTTCATCGCAATCTGAAGTCACTGAAGTGATTGCGTGTGATGTTAGAGCTGAACGTAGAAATACAATTAAGAAAAAATTTCCAAGTGTCAAAGTTATTGATAGTTGTGAAGAATTAGTTAATAGTGATGTTGATGCCATTGTAATCGCTACTCCAGTCGCATCTCATTTTAATATCGCTAAAAAATGTCTTGAAGCCGGCAAACACATTTGGGTAGAAAAGCCTTTTACGGCGAGTTCACTTGAAGCATTAGAATTATTAGATATAGCTGAGAGGAAAAAACTTAATATATTTGTGGATCATACTTTCATTTATACTGGCGCTGTAAGAAAGATGAAAGATCTGGTTAAATCGGGTGAATTAGGGAATATTCTTTATTTTGAATCTGAAAGAATAAATCTTGGACTATTCCAAAAAGATGTTAACGTTATATGGGATCTTGCTCCCCACGATTTATCTATAATGGATTACATAATGGATACTCAAAAGGTCGTTGCAGTTTGTGCAAATGGTATAGCTAATTTCAACGGTTTAGAAAATGTAGCTCACATATCCGTATATTTTGAAGAAAAATGCTTTGCTCATTTCCATGTAAATTGGACATCGCCAGTCAAGATTAGAAGAATGATGGTCGGTGGAGATAAAAAGATGTTAGTTTTTGATGATATGGAAAACTTTGAAAAAATAAAAGTTTATGATAGTGGAATTGAGATTAATACAACAGAAGGAATTCACGAGGCATTGGTTCAATACCGAATTGGGGATATGTTCTCTCCAAAGGTAAATCAGACTGAGGCATTGGATTTGGGAGCAAAAGAATTTATCGCTTCAATTATAGAAAATCGCCTACCCAAAACAAATGGATACGATGGTCTAAAAATTGTCAAAATTTTGGAAGCGAGTTCAAAATCTCTTGCGAACAGAGGGGAAATGATTGAGATAAATTCTTTCGCTGAAGCTTATTAA
- the aepX gene encoding phosphoenolpyruvate mutase, producing the protein MKKTTQFRQMLLSHETEFIMEAHSGLSAKIVQEAGFKGIWASGLSMSAAMGVRDNNEASWTQVLEVLEYMSDATDIPILVDADTGYGNFNNVRRLVKKLEQRNVAAMCIEDKLFPKTNSFINGEQQELANIEEFCGKIKAAKDTQSDDDFCVVARVEALIAGLGQDEALRRAEAYYKAGADAILIHSKIAAPDQILDFMNAWQNQAPIVIVPTMYYKTPTKVFEDAGISLIIWANHLLRSSIKAMQNTAQQIYSERSLLSVEPEIVSVKEIFRLQNADELKQAEKKYLPMIGESVK; encoded by the coding sequence ATGAAAAAGACAACTCAATTTAGACAAATGCTTTTATCGCACGAAACCGAATTTATAATGGAGGCACATAGCGGACTAAGCGCAAAGATCGTGCAGGAAGCAGGCTTCAAAGGAATTTGGGCAAGCGGCTTATCAATGTCTGCTGCCATGGGTGTAAGAGATAACAATGAAGCAAGCTGGACTCAAGTGCTCGAGGTTCTGGAATATATGAGCGATGCAACTGATATCCCCATCCTTGTTGATGCAGATACAGGCTATGGTAATTTCAACAACGTTCGCCGCTTAGTAAAAAAACTTGAGCAGCGAAATGTCGCAGCAATGTGTATCGAAGACAAGCTATTTCCAAAAACTAATTCTTTTATTAATGGTGAACAGCAGGAACTGGCAAACATTGAAGAATTTTGCGGAAAGATAAAAGCTGCAAAAGATACTCAATCAGATGATGACTTTTGTGTCGTTGCCCGCGTGGAAGCATTGATTGCAGGGCTTGGACAGGATGAAGCATTGCGGCGTGCTGAAGCATATTATAAAGCCGGTGCCGATGCAATTTTAATTCACAGCAAGATTGCCGCTCCTGATCAAATTTTGGACTTTATGAACGCCTGGCAGAATCAGGCTCCAATTGTTATCGTTCCAACGATGTACTATAAAACTCCAACTAAAGTTTTTGAAGATGCCGGTATCAGTCTTATTATTTGGGCAAATCATCTCTTAAGATCTTCTATCAAAGCGATGCAGAACACTGCACAACAAATTTATAGTGAAAGATCACTACTGTCCGTTGAGCCGGAAATTGTTTCGGTTAAAGAAATTTTCCGACTACAAAATGCTGATGAATTGAAGCAAGCAGAGAAAAAATATTTGCCGATGATCGGTGAATCGGTTAAGTAA